Proteins from one Deinococcus actinosclerus genomic window:
- a CDS encoding SDR family NAD(P)-dependent oxidoreductase: MTNLQRFTDRTVLITGAGGGIGAALAHRYAAEGARVAVNDVNAAAAQAVADALTAAGARALSVPGDVSVLGGVEAIFAVTEAELGPVDVLVNNAALTSDQRHFLDADEAWWDLFLRVNLKSVFLCSHRAARGMAARRRGVILNVSSGGATRSHRGFTSYDAAKGGVEAFTRALALDMAPYGVRVNGITPGFINTYGLSGEDLAQREKTVPLGRYGTAEDLTGAAAFLASDDAAYVTGQFVVVDGGVLVQQRSANVDTFPLSRFPEVPAGE, from the coding sequence ATGACGAACTTGCAGCGATTCACGGACCGGACGGTGCTCATCACGGGGGCAGGGGGCGGGATCGGCGCGGCGCTGGCGCACCGGTATGCCGCAGAGGGCGCCAGGGTCGCGGTGAACGACGTGAACGCGGCGGCGGCGCAGGCGGTCGCAGACGCCCTGACCGCAGCGGGCGCGCGGGCGCTGAGCGTGCCGGGCGACGTGAGCGTGCTGGGCGGCGTGGAGGCGATCTTCGCCGTGACCGAGGCAGAGCTGGGACCGGTGGACGTGCTCGTGAACAACGCGGCGCTCACGAGTGACCAGCGGCACTTCCTGGACGCGGACGAGGCGTGGTGGGACCTGTTCCTGCGCGTGAACCTCAAGAGCGTGTTCCTGTGCAGTCACCGCGCGGCGCGGGGCATGGCGGCGCGGCGGCGCGGCGTGATCCTGAACGTGTCCAGTGGCGGCGCGACCCGCTCGCACCGGGGCTTCACGTCGTACGACGCGGCCAAGGGCGGCGTGGAGGCGTTCACGCGGGCGCTGGCGCTGGACATGGCGCCGTACGGGGTGCGCGTGAACGGGATCACGCCGGGCTTCATCAATACCTACGGCCTCTCGGGCGAGGATCTCGCGCAGCGGGAGAAGACCGTGCCGCTGGGCCGCTACGGCACCGCCGAGGACCTGACGGGCGCGGCGGCGTTCCTCGCCTCGGACGACGCGGCGTACGTGACGGGCCAGTTCGTGGTGGTGGACGGTGGGGTGCTCGTGCAGCAGCGCAGCGCGAACGTGGATACCTTCCCCCTCTCGCGCTTCCCAGAGGTGCCCGCCGGGGAGTGA
- a CDS encoding MarR family winged helix-turn-helix transcriptional regulator: MSPDPHSPDLTRQPLRFLAAYWTAWQGLSGQVQAALAREHDLDLRAFLILSHVQAGPHTPSDLARTLDLPRYEVARALRHLQGAGAVAHAPHPTDARRRALHVTPAGAQLWGAAMQTLQHATQPALTRLGSQLDAVTAGLETLSATPLPEATP; the protein is encoded by the coding sequence ATGTCACCCGACCCACACAGCCCGGATCTCACGCGGCAGCCGCTGCGGTTCCTGGCCGCGTACTGGACGGCGTGGCAGGGCCTCAGCGGTCAGGTGCAGGCCGCCCTGGCGCGCGAACACGACCTCGACCTGCGCGCCTTTCTCATCCTCAGCCACGTGCAGGCCGGGCCGCACACCCCCAGCGACCTCGCCCGCACGCTCGACCTGCCCCGCTACGAGGTCGCCCGCGCCCTGCGGCACCTGCAGGGCGCCGGGGCCGTCGCGCACGCCCCGCACCCCACGGACGCCCGGCGCCGCGCCCTGCACGTCACGCCCGCCGGGGCGCAGCTGTGGGGGGCCGCCATGCAGACCCTCCAGCACGCCACGCAGCCCGCCCTGACCCGCCTGGGTTCACAGCTGGACGCCGTCACGGCGGGCCTGGAAACCCTGAGTGCCACCCCCCTCCCGGAGGCCACCCCATGA
- a CDS encoding isocitrate/isopropylmalate dehydrogenase family protein: MAKYRICLIEGDGIGHEVIPATRRVLDAAGFDAEYVHAEAGYEYYLDHGTSVPQATYDAVENTHATLFGAATSPSGEKPAGFFGAIRHLRQKYGLYANVRPTKTRPVPGAYENVDLVIVRENTQGLYVEQERRYGDTAIADTVITKDASDRIGKFAADLAMKRGKRLTVVHKANVLPVTQGLFLNTILDHAKTVDGLNTNTMIVDNAAMQLVRNPQQFDVMVMTNMFGDILSDLAAGLVGGLGIAASGNVGDKFGIFESVHGSAPDIAGQGISNPTATILAAVLMLDHIGDHETARRIDAAVNKVLVEGPRTRDLGGTAGTEEFTNAVIAALA, from the coding sequence ATGGCGAAATATCGCATCTGCTTGATTGAAGGCGACGGGATCGGCCACGAAGTGATCCCCGCGACCCGCCGCGTGCTCGACGCCGCCGGCTTCGACGCCGAGTACGTCCACGCCGAGGCCGGGTACGAGTACTACCTCGACCACGGTACCAGCGTGCCGCAGGCCACCTACGACGCCGTGGAGAACACCCACGCGACCCTCTTCGGCGCGGCCACCAGCCCCAGCGGCGAGAAGCCCGCCGGGTTCTTCGGCGCGATCCGTCACCTGCGCCAGAAGTACGGCCTGTACGCCAACGTGCGCCCCACCAAGACCCGTCCCGTGCCCGGCGCGTACGAGAACGTCGATCTGGTGATCGTCCGCGAGAACACCCAGGGCCTGTACGTCGAGCAGGAGCGCCGCTACGGCGACACCGCCATCGCCGACACGGTCATCACCAAGGACGCCAGCGACCGCATCGGCAAGTTCGCCGCCGACCTCGCCATGAAGCGGGGCAAGCGCCTGACGGTCGTGCACAAGGCCAACGTGCTGCCCGTCACGCAGGGCCTGTTCCTGAACACCATCCTGGACCACGCCAAGACCGTGGACGGCCTGAACACGAACACCATGATCGTGGACAACGCCGCCATGCAGCTCGTGCGCAACCCCCAGCAGTTCGACGTGATGGTCATGACGAACATGTTCGGTGACATCCTCTCCGACCTCGCCGCCGGTCTGGTCGGCGGCCTGGGTATCGCCGCGAGCGGCAACGTGGGCGACAAGTTCGGCATCTTCGAATCGGTGCACGGCTCGGCACCCGACATCGCCGGTCAGGGCATCAGCAACCCCACCGCGACCATCCTGGCCGCCGTCCTGATGCTCGACCACATCGGCGACCACGAAACGGCCCGCCGCATCGACGCGGCCGTGAACAAGGTGCTCGTCGAGGGGCCCCGCACCCGTGACCTCGGCGGCACCGCCGGCACCGAGGAGTTCACGAACGCCGTCATCGCCGCCCTGGCGTAA
- a CDS encoding GrpB family protein: MSTVITIVPPDPDWAARFRTLAATIRPHLPPGAALHHIGSTAVPGLHAKDVTDLQIGLGDLNAAPAVLDTLAALGYEPRPAVTTDHLPPGLTLDPAELRKAYASRAGQVHVHVREVGRFNHRYPLLMRDFLRAAPAAAAAYGEIKVQLARLHPRDVDAYYAVKDPVMDLIIAGAQEWAARTGWTLPPSDA; this comes from the coding sequence ATGTCAACGGTCATCACCATCGTGCCGCCCGATCCAGACTGGGCGGCACGTTTCCGTACCCTGGCGGCCACCATCCGCCCCCACCTGCCGCCCGGCGCGGCGCTGCACCACATCGGCTCGACCGCCGTCCCCGGCCTGCACGCCAAAGACGTGACCGACCTTCAGATCGGCCTGGGTGACCTGAACGCGGCGCCCGCCGTGCTGGACACCCTGGCGGCCCTGGGCTACGAACCGCGCCCCGCCGTCACCACGGATCACCTCCCGCCCGGGCTGACCCTGGACCCCGCCGAGCTGCGCAAGGCGTACGCCAGCCGCGCCGGACAGGTGCACGTGCACGTGCGCGAGGTTGGCCGCTTCAACCACCGCTACCCGCTGCTGATGCGCGACTTCCTGCGCGCTGCCCCGGCCGCCGCCGCCGCGTACGGCGAGATCAAGGTGCAGCTCGCCCGGCTGCACCCACGCGACGTGGACGCCTACTACGCCGTGAAGGACCCCGTGATGGACCTGATCATCGCCGGGGCTCAGGAGTGGGCTGCCCGGACCGGCTGGACGCTGCCCCCCAGCGACGCCTGA
- a CDS encoding nitroreductase family protein, whose translation MTATTPKVLDIKEAIETRRSIRKYVQEPMNQDDLHEILRLASLAPSAWNAQTWRFAVVQDAAIKQQLQDAAYGQGQVTNAPAVIVVYSDMEDTLATVEETAHPGMGEAGRTGQRNTFDGVFGAQPVAQRGQWGLSQANIAFGFLMLAARGLGYDTVPMLGFDPAKVKEILGLPEHVQFAGLLPVGKRAEDGFPHHRHSVERITKFY comes from the coding sequence ATGACCGCGACGACCCCCAAAGTGCTCGACATCAAGGAAGCCATCGAAACCCGCCGCAGCATCCGCAAGTACGTCCAGGAACCCATGAACCAGGACGACCTGCACGAGATCCTGCGCCTCGCCAGCCTGGCCCCCAGCGCCTGGAACGCCCAGACCTGGCGCTTCGCCGTCGTGCAGGACGCCGCCATCAAGCAGCAGCTCCAGGACGCCGCCTACGGCCAGGGCCAGGTCACGAACGCCCCCGCCGTCATCGTCGTCTACAGCGACATGGAAGACACCCTGGCCACCGTCGAAGAAACCGCGCACCCCGGCATGGGCGAAGCGGGCCGCACCGGCCAGCGCAACACCTTCGACGGCGTGTTCGGCGCCCAGCCCGTCGCCCAGCGCGGCCAGTGGGGCCTGAGCCAGGCGAACATCGCCTTCGGCTTCCTGATGCTCGCCGCCCGCGGCCTCGGCTACGACACCGTGCCCATGCTCGGCTTCGACCCCGCCAAGGTCAAGGAGATCCTCGGCCTGCCCGAGCACGTCCAGTTCGCCGGCCTGCTGCCCGTCGGCAAGCGCGCCGAGGACGGCTTCCCCCACCACCGCCACAGCGTCGAGCGCATCACCAAGTTCTACTGA
- a CDS encoding bifunctional metallophosphatase/5'-nucleotidase — protein sequence MKNNLLLIGAALTLSSCSMILGPSTTDVTVIGVNDFHGNLLPTSFRVPDPADRTKTLTVQAGGVEAIGGVLADARKANPNTVFVGVGDMTGASPLISALLRDEPTIAALNGLGMAVNVVGNHEFDNGVAELTRFQKGGCASNEPTKACKFNNTFEGAKFQYLAANVLDAATGKPVFPAYKIVQVGKARIAFVGAVLKDTPTVVTPSGVAGLTFADEVASVNAVMPEIKRQRPDAVIALIHQGGASKDSFDVVDCKTLSGDIVKIAQGLDAGIGAIMTGHTHRGYNCVVPDPAGKPRTVIQGDSYGHLLQRLDLQVDTRLHKLLSVKASNVVVDAAKQAKDPAMTTIVAQAKGLTDTLSKQVVATLGAEQITRTVNAAGESQLGDVIADSQLAAAAPADKGGAVIAFMNPGGIRADLPVNVPNASKQVTYGDVFTVQPFGNVMMVVTLTGAQIKAALEQQFDNPAAGQNRILQVSRGFTYTWDNAKPKGEKVSDVKLNGQPLDPGAQYRVTMNNFLADGGDGFTVFAQGTDRLGGAVDLDAFQNYLKSTTVTPEPATRITRLN from the coding sequence ATGAAAAACAACCTCCTCCTGATCGGCGCGGCGCTGACCCTGAGCAGCTGCTCCATGATCCTGGGCCCCTCCACCACCGACGTCACCGTGATCGGCGTGAACGACTTCCACGGCAACCTGCTGCCCACCAGCTTCCGCGTGCCCGACCCCGCCGACCGCACCAAGACCCTGACCGTCCAGGCCGGCGGCGTCGAGGCCATCGGCGGCGTCCTCGCCGACGCCCGCAAGGCCAACCCCAACACCGTCTTCGTGGGCGTGGGCGACATGACCGGCGCCAGCCCCCTGATCAGCGCCCTGCTGCGCGACGAGCCCACCATCGCCGCCCTGAACGGCCTGGGTATGGCCGTGAACGTCGTCGGGAACCACGAGTTCGACAACGGCGTCGCCGAACTCACGCGCTTCCAGAAGGGCGGCTGCGCCAGCAACGAACCCACCAAGGCCTGCAAATTCAACAACACCTTCGAAGGCGCCAAGTTCCAGTACCTGGCCGCGAACGTCCTGGACGCTGCGACCGGCAAGCCCGTCTTCCCCGCGTACAAGATCGTGCAGGTCGGCAAGGCCAGGATCGCCTTCGTCGGCGCGGTCCTCAAGGACACCCCCACCGTCGTCACGCCCAGCGGCGTCGCCGGCCTGACCTTCGCGGACGAGGTCGCCAGCGTCAACGCCGTCATGCCCGAAATCAAGCGCCAGCGCCCCGACGCGGTCATCGCCCTGATCCACCAGGGCGGCGCGAGCAAGGACAGCTTCGACGTCGTGGACTGCAAGACCCTCAGCGGCGACATCGTCAAGATCGCCCAGGGCCTCGACGCGGGCATCGGCGCGATCATGACCGGCCACACCCACCGCGGCTACAACTGCGTCGTGCCCGACCCGGCCGGCAAACCCCGCACCGTCATCCAGGGCGACTCCTACGGCCACCTGCTGCAGCGCCTCGACCTGCAGGTCGACACCCGTCTGCACAAACTCCTGAGCGTCAAGGCCAGCAACGTCGTCGTGGACGCCGCCAAGCAGGCCAAAGACCCCGCCATGACCACCATCGTCGCCCAGGCCAAGGGCCTCACCGACACCCTCAGCAAGCAGGTCGTCGCGACCCTGGGCGCCGAGCAGATCACCCGCACCGTGAACGCCGCCGGTGAAAGCCAGCTGGGCGACGTCATCGCCGACAGCCAGCTCGCCGCCGCCGCGCCCGCCGACAAGGGCGGCGCCGTGATCGCCTTCATGAACCCCGGCGGCATCCGCGCCGACCTGCCCGTGAACGTCCCCAACGCCAGCAAGCAGGTCACCTACGGCGACGTGTTCACCGTGCAGCCCTTCGGGAACGTCATGATGGTCGTCACCCTGACCGGCGCGCAGATCAAGGCCGCCCTGGAGCAGCAGTTCGACAACCCCGCCGCCGGGCAGAACCGCATCCTGCAGGTCAGCCGGGGCTTCACGTACACCTGGGACAACGCCAAACCCAAGGGCGAGAAGGTCAGCGACGTCAAACTGAACGGCCAGCCCCTCGACCCGGGTGCCCAGTACCGCGTGACCATGAACAACTTCCTCGCGGACGGCGGCGACGGCTTCACCGTGTTCGCGCAGGGCACCGACCGCCTGGGCGGCGCCGTGGACCTGGACGCCTTCCAGAACTACCTCAAGTCCACCACCGTCACCCCTGAACCCGCCACCCGCATCACCCGCCTGAACTGA
- the purH gene encoding bifunctional phosphoribosylaminoimidazolecarboxamide formyltransferase/IMP cyclohydrolase: protein MSDKTGVVEFARQLEARGWEILSTGGTYQGLVQAGIAARQVSDVTGFPEMLDGRVKTLHPAVHGGILARREPGHLGQLEAHGIVTIDLVCVNLYPFRETVARGAPDADVIENIDIGGPAMIRSAAKNHAGVLVLVDPADYSVALQDEVSDAERRRLAAKAYRHTSEYDAAITAYLTGASDDLPTALPGTLTLNLTRAAQVRYGENPHQPGAIYRLGDATGPVIDAQVVAGKPMSFNNYADADAAWALCQELAAQEAALPGHAAVCVAVKHANPCGVAVAADVKAAWERARDADTLSVFGGVVAVSAPVTLEAAQATRGTFLEVLIAPEVTPEAAAWFAEKKPDLRVLVAAPAQGVSVLDVRPLTGGFAVQERDARPWDDLCPEVVTRREPTEQEWLDLRFAWATVKHARSNAVVLARDGVTVGLGAGAVSRIWAAERAVANAGEKAQGSVLASEAFFPFDDVVRLAASVGVTAILQPGGAKRDPEVIAACNELGISMVFTGSRHFKH from the coding sequence GTGAGTGACAAGACGGGTGTCGTGGAGTTCGCGCGGCAGCTCGAGGCGCGCGGCTGGGAGATCCTCAGCACCGGCGGGACGTACCAAGGTCTAGTGCAGGCCGGAATTGCGGCGCGGCAGGTGAGCGACGTGACGGGCTTCCCCGAGATGCTGGACGGCCGCGTGAAGACGCTGCACCCGGCCGTGCACGGCGGCATCCTCGCGCGGCGCGAGCCCGGACACCTGGGACAGCTGGAGGCGCACGGGATCGTCACCATTGATCTGGTGTGCGTGAACCTCTACCCGTTCCGGGAGACGGTGGCGCGCGGCGCGCCGGACGCGGACGTGATCGAGAACATCGACATCGGCGGGCCCGCCATGATCCGCTCGGCGGCGAAGAACCACGCGGGCGTGCTCGTACTGGTGGACCCCGCGGACTACAGCGTGGCCCTGCAGGACGAGGTGAGTGACGCCGAGCGGCGCCGCCTGGCCGCGAAGGCGTACCGGCATACCAGCGAGTACGACGCCGCGATCACCGCGTACCTGACCGGCGCCAGCGACGACCTGCCCACCGCCCTGCCCGGGACGCTGACGCTGAACCTGACGCGCGCCGCGCAGGTCCGCTACGGCGAGAACCCCCACCAGCCGGGCGCGATCTACCGCCTGGGCGACGCCACCGGGCCCGTCATCGACGCGCAGGTCGTGGCGGGCAAACCCATGAGCTTCAACAACTACGCCGATGCGGACGCCGCCTGGGCGCTGTGCCAGGAACTCGCCGCGCAGGAGGCCGCGCTGCCCGGGCACGCCGCCGTGTGCGTGGCGGTCAAGCACGCCAACCCCTGCGGCGTGGCGGTCGCGGCGGACGTGAAGGCGGCCTGGGAACGCGCCCGCGACGCCGACACCCTGAGCGTGTTCGGCGGCGTGGTCGCCGTGAGCGCTCCAGTGACGCTGGAGGCGGCGCAGGCGACGCGCGGCACCTTCCTGGAGGTGCTCATCGCGCCCGAGGTCACGCCCGAGGCCGCCGCGTGGTTCGCGGAGAAGAAACCGGACCTGCGGGTCCTGGTGGCTGCGCCTGCCCAGGGTGTGAGCGTGCTCGACGTGCGGCCCCTGACCGGCGGCTTCGCCGTGCAGGAACGCGACGCGCGCCCCTGGGACGACCTGTGCCCCGAGGTCGTCACCAGGCGCGAACCGACCGAGCAGGAGTGGCTGGACCTGCGCTTCGCGTGGGCGACCGTGAAGCACGCCCGCAGCAACGCCGTCGTCCTCGCCAGGGATGGCGTGACGGTGGGCCTGGGCGCGGGCGCCGTGAGCCGCATCTGGGCCGCCGAGCGCGCCGTGGCGAACGCCGGTGAGAAGGCGCAGGGGTCCGTCCTGGCGTCCGAGGCGTTCTTCCCCTTCGACGACGTGGTGCGCCTCGCGGCCAGCGTGGGCGTCACGGCGATCCTGCAACCCGGCGGCGCCAAACGCGACCCCGAGGTGATCGCCGCGTGCAACGAACTGGGCATCAGCATGGTGTTCACCGGCTCCCGCCACTTCAAACACTGA
- a CDS encoding winged helix-turn-helix transcriptional regulator has protein sequence MSTEHTGFCPVYRAIGVLQEKWVLHIVRALLNGEKGFNELARAVGGCNSATLTQRLEHLETLTLITKRTEDSHGKLARSVYSLTPAGLELQSVIDAIDGWAKTHLSAPAPTTPDLPTAPTSPC, from the coding sequence ATGAGCACTGAACACACTGGTTTCTGCCCGGTCTACCGGGCCATCGGGGTGTTGCAGGAGAAATGGGTGCTGCACATCGTCCGCGCCCTGCTGAACGGTGAGAAAGGGTTTAACGAACTCGCCCGCGCCGTCGGCGGCTGCAACAGCGCCACCCTCACGCAGCGGCTGGAGCACCTCGAGACCCTGACGCTGATCACCAAACGCACCGAGGACAGCCACGGCAAACTCGCGCGCAGCGTCTACAGCCTCACCCCGGCCGGCCTGGAACTCCAGAGCGTCATCGACGCCATCGACGGCTGGGCCAAGACCCACCTCAGCGCCCCCGCCCCCACCACACCGGACCTCCCCACCGCCCCGACCTCGCCCTGCTGA
- a CDS encoding cytochrome P450: MTINESSPPEPARCPFGGDSLTRRDTARPGAAPRADARGVVQVRSFQAARDVLRSEAVTQAGFNAETVNEAGILKRRPVLFAEGEEHHEMRRDTARYFTPAAVATYQPMIAALADRLIGQLAARGEANIDDLSLTLAVQVASQVVGLTSSRLPGLERRVMTFVEHDGNSEPGMSPEKGRLRSLLDQRHLLAFYLLDVKPAIQARRTQRQDDLISHLLDREYSDLEILTECLTYGTAGMVTTREFITVATWHLLRAPELRAAYVHGTEKERLDILHEILRVEPVVSTLYRRAQADLTVDGHTVPQGTLLALNLADANTDPAVAGKQAGSVCPARPLPRGVQAPVMAFGDGHHRCPGAFLAIKETDTFLRRLLIWQDLRLVAEPRVTFNEVVKGYELRGLRVALGLRRA; encoded by the coding sequence ATGACCATCAACGAATCCAGTCCGCCCGAACCCGCCCGCTGCCCCTTCGGTGGGGACAGCCTCACGCGCCGCGACACCGCGCGGCCCGGCGCGGCCCCCCGGGCCGATGCGCGTGGCGTCGTGCAGGTCCGGTCCTTCCAGGCGGCGCGGGACGTGCTGCGCAGCGAGGCCGTGACCCAGGCGGGCTTCAATGCCGAGACCGTGAACGAGGCCGGCATCCTTAAGCGCCGCCCCGTGCTGTTCGCCGAGGGCGAGGAACACCACGAGATGCGCCGCGACACCGCCCGGTACTTCACGCCGGCGGCCGTCGCCACGTACCAGCCCATGATCGCGGCCCTCGCCGACCGCCTGATCGGGCAGCTCGCGGCGCGCGGCGAGGCGAACATCGACGACCTGAGCCTCACGCTGGCCGTGCAGGTCGCCTCGCAGGTGGTGGGGCTCACGAGCAGCCGCCTGCCGGGCCTGGAACGCCGGGTCATGACCTTCGTGGAGCACGACGGCAACAGCGAGCCCGGCATGAGCCCCGAGAAGGGCCGCCTGCGGAGCCTGCTCGACCAGCGGCACCTGCTGGCCTTCTACCTGCTGGACGTCAAGCCCGCCATCCAGGCCCGCCGCACACAGCGTCAGGACGACCTGATCAGCCACCTGCTGGACCGCGAGTACAGCGACCTGGAGATCCTCACCGAGTGCCTGACCTACGGCACCGCGGGCATGGTCACCACGCGCGAGTTCATCACGGTCGCCACGTGGCACCTGCTGCGCGCCCCCGAGCTGCGCGCCGCGTACGTGCACGGCACGGAAAAGGAACGCCTGGACATCCTGCACGAGATCCTGCGCGTGGAACCCGTCGTGAGCACGCTGTACCGCCGCGCGCAGGCCGACCTGACCGTGGACGGCCACACGGTCCCGCAGGGCACCCTGCTGGCCCTGAACCTCGCGGACGCGAACACCGACCCCGCCGTGGCGGGCAAGCAGGCCGGGTCCGTGTGCCCCGCCCGGCCCCTGCCGCGCGGCGTGCAGGCGCCCGTGATGGCGTTCGGGGACGGCCACCACCGCTGCCCCGGCGCGTTCCTGGCGATCAAGGAGACCGACACGTTCCTGCGCCGCCTGCTCATCTGGCAGGACCTGCGCTTGGTGGCCGAGCCGCGCGTGACCTTCAACGAGGTCGTGAAGGGCTACGAGCTGCGCGGCCTGCGCGTCGCGCTGGGGTTACGTCGGGCCTGA
- a CDS encoding ABC-F family ATP-binding cassette domain-containing protein — MLMLSGVARSFADRVVFSDVELTVGAGERLALVGENGSGKSTLLRVLAGLDAPDAGVVTRSGRVALLAQAQSVGGSALGGSVLEAVTPPALAGAQAAFDAASAALSGGSEAALLAFADAEEAFRLSGGYDFAGRAAAVLAGLGLDAGARADRLSGGQARRVLLAALLLAPADVYLLDEPTNHLDVDGAAWLRDWIRASDAAFVLASHDRAFLDEVATGVAELERGTLTVYPGNYSAAMALKATLREAQARDFEAYRRKRAALDEERRRLNSKGSVEENRSRARDNDKFLSTHKAGRAQVLFSNRARAMERQIERMDTGAPDKPFRDARTLRLTLPPVPPGPLEVLTVRDLSVTRGAEVVLSGVNLHVRRGDRVALTGPNGGGKSTLLRALLGGLPRAGAVTWGAGLTVSLIGQHGEELLGLGTVGDALLDANPLLTPHQLHEVAAALEVPGGPAFPLSGLSGGQRTRLSLARLRVTRSQVLLLDEPTNHLDVRAIEALEALLLDFTGTVLLASHDRRLVDRVATRAWRVTGGGVQEA, encoded by the coding sequence ATGTTGATGTTGAGTGGGGTCGCGCGCTCGTTCGCGGACCGTGTGGTGTTTTCGGATGTGGAGCTGACCGTGGGGGCCGGGGAACGGCTGGCGCTGGTCGGAGAGAATGGCAGTGGCAAGAGCACGCTGCTGCGTGTGCTGGCGGGCCTGGACGCGCCGGATGCGGGCGTGGTGACCCGCTCGGGCCGCGTGGCGCTGCTGGCGCAGGCCCAGTCAGTAGGTGGATCGGCGCTGGGCGGGTCGGTGCTGGAGGCCGTGACACCCCCGGCGCTGGCCGGGGCGCAGGCGGCGTTCGACGCGGCCTCGGCGGCGCTGTCAGGCGGGTCGGAGGCGGCGCTGCTGGCCTTCGCGGACGCCGAGGAAGCGTTCCGGCTCTCGGGTGGCTACGACTTCGCGGGGCGCGCGGCGGCGGTGCTGGCCGGGCTGGGCCTGGACGCCGGGGCGCGCGCGGACCGGCTGTCGGGTGGGCAGGCGCGGCGGGTGCTGCTGGCGGCGCTGCTGCTGGCCCCGGCGGACGTGTACCTGCTGGACGAGCCCACGAACCACCTGGACGTAGATGGCGCGGCGTGGCTGCGCGACTGGATCCGGGCGTCGGACGCGGCGTTCGTGCTGGCCAGTCACGACCGGGCGTTCCTAGACGAGGTGGCGACCGGCGTGGCGGAACTGGAACGCGGCACGCTGACCGTATACCCCGGGAATTACTCTGCGGCGATGGCCCTCAAGGCCACGCTGCGCGAGGCCCAGGCGCGGGATTTCGAGGCGTACCGCCGCAAGCGCGCCGCGCTGGACGAGGAGCGCCGCCGCCTGAACAGCAAGGGCAGCGTCGAGGAGAACCGCTCGCGGGCGCGGGACAACGACAAGTTCCTGTCCACGCACAAGGCGGGGCGGGCGCAGGTGCTGTTCTCCAACCGCGCGCGGGCCATGGAGCGGCAGATCGAGCGGATGGACACCGGGGCGCCGGACAAGCCGTTCCGGGACGCGCGGACGCTGCGGCTGACGCTGCCGCCCGTGCCGCCGGGGCCGCTGGAGGTGCTGACCGTCCGTGACCTGAGCGTGACGCGCGGAGCAGAGGTGGTGCTCTCAGGCGTGAACCTGCACGTGCGCCGGGGCGACCGGGTGGCACTGACCGGCCCGAACGGTGGCGGCAAGAGCACGCTGCTGCGCGCCCTGCTGGGGGGGCTGCCGCGCGCGGGGGCAGTGACGTGGGGCGCGGGCCTGACCGTCAGCCTGATCGGGCAGCACGGCGAGGAACTGCTCGGGCTGGGCACGGTGGGGGACGCGCTGCTGGACGCCAACCCACTGCTGACGCCGCACCAGTTGCACGAGGTGGCGGCGGCGCTGGAGGTGCCGGGCGGACCGGCCTTCCCCCTCTCGGGCCTGTCGGGCGGGCAGCGGACGCGCCTGAGCCTCGCGCGACTGCGGGTCACGCGCTCACAGGTGCTGCTGCTGGACGAACCCACCAACCACCTGGACGTGCGGGCCATCGAGGCGCTGGAGGCGCTGCTGCTGGACTTCACGGGGACCGTGCTGCTCGCCAGTCACGACCGGCGGTTGGTGGACCGGGTCGCCACTCGCGCGTGGCGCGTCACAGGCGGCGGGGTGCAGGAGGCGTGA